In the Hordeum vulgare subsp. vulgare chromosome 7H, MorexV3_pseudomolecules_assembly, whole genome shotgun sequence genome, one interval contains:
- the LOC123411721 gene encoding uncharacterized protein LOC123411721 codes for MLRLQKRLLSLLSDGGASALPTSPLTSLRRHLCATATTTTSDDSPFSVQDYLVNTCGLTRAQSLKASRSISHLRSPSNPDAVLAFLAGLGLSSSDIATVVADDPKFLCSKVDETLAPRVAKLREIGLSPSKIAQLVLIGARALRSCDVASRLQFWIPLFGSFDKLVQGVSRGALGGGSLLRRDIDTVVKPNVELLLRCGLQIPQLAKTGLSGTWVIVCSPEKLQTLVARADELGVPRGSGQFMYALATVSCVTQEKLASRMELLKKTLGCSDDMLKIAVVRHPSVLRSSEDNLRSTVEFLINKAGLEPKYIVHRPALITYSLNARHVPRYIVMKILQGKGLLSCDYCSVIAASEKYFNSRFIDCYKENVPELADVYAAARAGKIPPHLQP; via the coding sequence atgctcCGCCTCCAAAAGCGGCTGCTCTCTCTCCTCAGCGACGGCGGCGCCTCCGCtctccccacctctcccctcacCTCCCTCCGCCGCCACCTCTGCGCTACCGCCACCACGACCACCTCCGACGATTCCCCTTTCTCCGTCCAGGACTACCTCGTCAACACCTGCGGCCTCACCCGGGCGCAATCCCTCAAGGCGTCCAGGTCCATCTCCCATCTCAGGTCCCCCTCCAACCCCGACGCCGTCCTCGCCTTCCTCGCGGGCCTCGGCCTCTCCAGCTCCGACATCGCCACCGTCGTCGCCGACGACCCCAAGTTCCTCTGCTCCAAGGTGGACGAGACCCTCGCCCCCCGCGTCGCCAAGCTCCGCGAGATCGGCCTATCCCCCTCCAAGATCGCGCAACTCGTCTTGATCGGCGCCCGCGCGCTGCGCTCCTGCGACGTCGCCAGCAGGCTTCAGTTCTGGATCCCACTGTTCGGCTCCTTCGACAAATTGGTCCAGGGCGTGTCGAGGGGAGCTCTGGGAGGCGGTTCCCTCCTAAGGCGTGACATTGACACGGTGGTTAAGCCCAACGTCGAGCTACTTCTGCGCTGCGGGTTACAAATCCCTCAGCTCGCCAAGACTGGCCTCAGTGGGACGTGGGTGATCGTCTGCAGCCCAGAAAAGCTCCAGACCCTAGTCGCACGCGCCGATGAGCTCGGGGTACCACGTGGCTCGGGCCAGTTCATGTATGCGCTTGCAACCGTCTCCTGCGTAACCCAAGAGAAGCTTGCTTCAAGAATGGAGTTACTGAAGAAGACCCTTGGCTGCTCCGACGACATGCTGAAAATTGCGGTCGTCAGGCACCCAAGCGTCCTAAGATCATCTGAGGACAACCTGCGCAGCACGGTAGAGTTCCTGATCAACAAGGCCGGTCTCGAGCCAAAGTACATCGTGCACAGGCCTGCGCTGATCACCTACAGCCTGAACGCGAGGCATGTGCCTCGATATATTGTCATGAAGATACTGCAGGGCAAGGGACTTCTGAGTTGTGACTATTGCTCAGTGATTGCTGCGAGCGAGAAGTACTTCAA